From the Synechococcus sp. KORDI-49 genome, the window TCCGGCGTGCCAGCGGTGTCCGGGCTGGGGGCGCTCGGCTCCGGCTGCCGGCGGCTGCGGGGTCTGGCGGCGGCATCGGCCCCGAGGGCCGCGTCGCTGAGGTCGCCGGCGGCGTCAGAGGCTGGCTCCGCTGCGGCCTGAGCCGGTTCCGGTTCGCCGAACAGGCTGCCCTGCAGGGCCAGTTCCGGCTGGGGATCAGCGGATCTCGGCACGGTTGCTCGGACGCAGGCCCGATCGTAGGGGCGTCGGCTTGTGAAGACTGCCGAAACCGCTCTCAGGCCGCGGGTCCGTCATGTGAGAATCGCCCCACGACCGGTTCACCCATGCAGTACCTCAACACCCTCACCGTGTTTGCCCTCGTGGTGGCGTCCTTCGCTCTAATCGTTGCGGTGCCGGTGCTGTATGCCTCCAGTGAGGACAGCGGCCGTTCCAATCGGCTGATCCTTCTGGGCAGTGCCGTGTGGGTGGCCCTCGTTCTGCTCAACTGGGGAGTGAGCTTCTTCGTCGTCTGAGGACCGTATGGCCACCTTCGAGGGACGTTTCACCGATGCGTCGGGACTGCGCATCGCCGTCGTGGTGGCCCGTTTCAATGATCTGGTCACTGGCAAGCTGCTGAGTGGCTGCCTGGATTGCCTGGCCCGTCATGGCGTGGATACGTCGGCGACGAGCTCCCAGCTGGATGTGGCCTGGGTGCCCGGATCCTTCGAGCTGCCTGTTGTCTCTCAGCAGCTGGCCCGCAGCGGCCGTTACCAGGTGCTGATCACCCTCGGAGCGGTGATTCGCGGCGATACCCCCCACTTCGATGTGGTGGTGGCGGAATCGAGCAAGGGCATCGCCGCTGTGGCGCGCGACACCGGGGTGCCGGTGATCTTCGGGGTGCTCACCACCGACACGATGCAGCAGGCCCTGGAGCGGGCGGGCATCAAGAGCAACCTGGGCTGGTCCTACGGCCTGCAGGCGCTGGAGATGGGATCCCTGATGGCGTCGCTGTCTGCGGCTGATTGACCAGCGGCCCCGCCGTGGTGCATGATCTTCTGGTCGCAGGGAACACACCCCGCACAGGCGACCTGCGGATGTAGCTCAGTGGTAGAGCATCTCCTTGCCAAGGAGAGGGTCGAGAGTTCGAATCTCTTCATCCGCTTGTTTGACGCCGCCGGATCAGCAGCTGCTGAGGCTCGGCATTGCTGAACCCCAGCTGCTGGTAGAAACCGGCGCTGTTGGTGGTCATCAGGTAGATGCGCTCCACCTCCTGCAGGTCTGGTGCTTCCAGCAGCGCTTCCACCACGCGGCGCCCGAGGCCGCGGCCCTGAAGATCTCCGGCCACCACGATGTCCCAGAGCACGGCGCGGTAGCGCCCGTCGCTGGCGGCCCGCCCGAAGCCCACCAGCCGCTTGCCGCGCCAGAGGCTCACCACCACCGGACTGCCGGCCAGCATCCGGCGCAGATCGCCGCTGGAGCGCTGACGGGCCCAGAAGGCGTGCTTATTGAACAGGCGCTGCAGTTTCAGCAGCCCCCGGCTCGGCCGCAGGCCCGGACCCAGGCCCAGCCAGCGCAGGCCGGGGGCACCGGGGGCATGACGGACCAGGCGGAAGCGTGTCATCCGTCCATCTTTCCAGCGCGCCGGAATGGGCGTCCTAAGGTCGCTGGCGCGCATCCTTTCCCTGGCTCTGGCTGATAAATCCCGCAACGGCTCCGGCTCCAGCGAGCTGGCCACCACCCAGCCGGCGGATCTCACCCTGAAGCAGCAGGCCGGGGACGCGGCCAACCGCTGGCTGGCCCGCAACCGCTCGTTGGTGCTGCGTCAGACTCCGGTCTGGGCCCAGGGTTTTGCGGCCCTGATGGTGGGTCTGGGCACGGTGGTGGTGATCGGCAGCGTCGTCTTCCGCATCGATGAAGTCGTGTCGGTGCAGGGGCAGCTGAAATCGATCGGCGGCACCGTCGAGGTGAAGACACCCGCCGGTGGCCGGGTTGCTGAGGTGCTGTTCAAAGACGGAGACCTGGTCAGCAAGGGGCAGTTGCTGCTGCGTTTCGACACCCGTCAGGCCGCGGATCAGAAAGCCACCCTCACCCGCCTGATCGCTCTGGAAGAGCAGGAGCTCACCAGCCGGTTGAACACGCTGGCGGGTCAGCTGACCATGCTCGACGGGCGTGAAGCGGTGCTTCAGAAGAAACTGGACACCAAGATCACGATCACCGATGAGCTCTCCAAGCTGGCCGAACAGGGTGGCTATCAGCGTCTGACGCTGCTGGAGCAGATGGACCAGCTCTACGAGCTGCGGCGTCAGCTCACGGAAGTGAACGAGCAGAAGGGCCAGATCAGCCTCGAGGCCGATCAGATGAAGCTTGAGAGCCGCAAAAGTATCGATCAGATGCGCAACAGCCTTCGCCAGGCGGAGCTGCAACTGCAGTACCAGACGGTGTTTGCCCCGGCAGCCGGCGTGGTGTTCGATCCCAAGGCCCGGGCTGAGGGGGTGATTGCCCCTGGGGAGCGCATCCTTTCGATCGTTCCGCAGCAGGGTCTGTATGCCGAGGTGTTTGTGCCGAACAAGGACATCGGCTTTGTGAAGACGGGCCAGAAAGCCAAGGTGCGTGTGGATGCCTTCCCCTTCAGCCGCTACGGCGAACTGGATGGGGAAGTGAGCCAGATCGCCGCTGATGCCCTGCCGCCGGACGACAAACTCGGCTTCTACCGCTTCCCGGTGAAGCTGCGGCTCAACCGGTCCTTCCTGGAGAGCAAGGAGACGACGATCCCCTTGCAGGCGGGCATGGCGATCACCAGTAACCTGAAGCTGCGGGAGAAGCGGGTGATCAGTCTGATCAGCGATCTGCTGGTGGATCAGACCGACAGCGTCCGCAGCATCCGCCAGCAGTAGCTCTCAACCGCGCTCAACCAACCCCTCCAGCACTCCCCCGAGTGATTGCAGGTTGTAGATCTTCAGTTTGTTGAGGAAGCCGTACATCAACGGCAGCACCTGCGGGGAGTGGGCGGCGCCCACCACCAGCTTCTGGGCCGGCCCCGCTTTGTGCAGGATCGGGAAGGTGGCCAGGCACGGGAACAGCTGGGCCAGGCGCGTGGTCCACCACTCCGGTGGTGCCAGCAGGATGTGGGCATTGCGGCCATCCGCCAGCGTTTTCACCGCGGGCTGCAGATCGATCACCAGATAGCAGAAACGGCGGGTGAGGCCGTGAATCTCCCGCAGCACGGCATCGATGCTGTCCATCTCGATGTGTTCCAGCACATCCAGGCACGTCAGCACATCCACCGGTGTGGCCGGCAGCTGGGCGTACTGCTCCACCGCGGGGTCATACCCCTTCACGCTGATGGATGGCGGCAACTCCCGGCGCAGCCGTTCGACCAGCATTCCTTTGCCAGTGCCGTAGTCGAGCACCGAATCGCAGACCCCGAGCTCATGCATGCGCACCAGAGCGGTGGGCAGATGGGTGGCGAAGCCGCTGGCATCGGCCCGGTTGCCGTATTTCTCGTCCTGAGCATGCAGGGTCTGGTTCAGCTGGCGCTGGTGGTCGCTGATCAGCTCTGCCATGACCTGTTGACCCCTTGTCGTCTGCCGATGAGGTGCGATCCTCTCACCCATGGCTGATTCCACCCCATCCCTGCTGGATCCGCGTCCGGATCAGTGGTTGCTGCCGGAGCGTCTGCAACGGCTTCAGGATGATCTCGGAGGGTCCGCCCCCTTTCTGGCGCTGAGTGGTCAGTTATCGCCAACCCTCGACTACTGGCTGCGCAAGGAAACCGCTCTGGAACTGATGGCCGAGCCTGGGGCCTGGGTGGATTGCGAGCAGGAGCTGGATGCGCTCGAAGCGGCCTGGCGGGAGAAGATCGATCCGGCGGAGCGCGGTCTCAGCGATGCCCAGCTACGACTGAAGCTTGCCGTGGCACCGGGTTGCCAGCGTTGGGTTGAATGGCAGTGGGGCCGGCGTCTGGAAACGTTGTTCCTCGAGCGCAAGCAACAGCTGGATCAGGCCAGCTGCCGGCTGCTGCGTCTCAGCAGCAAACCGCTGGCCATGGAGCTGTATCACCAGGTGCGGGCTGGAGAGGCCAGCTTTGAGCATGTGGCGGCTGAGCATGGGGAGGGGCCGGAGCGGCTGCAGGGCGGCTTGCTGAAGCTGCAGCCGCTCGGGCGGATGCCGGCGGGGTTGGGGCCGCTGCTCGAGAAGCTGACGCCTGGGGAGCTCACGATGCCGTTGCGATTGGGAGACCAGGTGGCCCTGGTGCAGTTGGTGGAGTTCCGCGCCGCCTGTTTCGATGCAGCCACCCGCACGCAGCTGCTGCAGCAGGAGCTGCAGCAGTGGCTCAAGCAGATGCTTCCCGTTGTGCAGGCTCACTTAATCTCCATCGATCGTCTCGCCTCCTGAACCGTTGAGCGTCGCCTCCACCAGCCCGCTGGATCAGCTGCTCCAGCAGGTGGCACGGCAGTCGCCCTTTTCGGATCTGGATCCCAAGCAACGGGCCGATTGGTTTGCTGGCGCCAGTCTTCTCAAGCTGGTCGCCGGTGAACGCCTGTTGCGGCCGGATCAGCTGCCCCAGCAGGTGTTGCTGCTGGTGAAGGGGGAGGTGCGCTTGCTGGTGGAAGACCCCACCGATCGGCGTCCGATCACCTTGGAGAAACAGGGAAAAGGGCAGCTGCTGGGCTGGAGTTCATTGCTGCGGGGGGCGGCCTGTGAATGGGTGAGCGCCAGCAGCGAGGTGGTGGTGCTCGCCTTGCCAGCGGAGGGTTTCATTCAGGCGGTGAAGCAGTCGGCCGCCTTCGCCGGGTTCTTTGCCTCGATGGGGTCTTTGCAGGAAAGCCATCGCATCGCGTTGGCGTCTGTTGCCCTGTTGCCCCGGCGGCCGGAGGGCTGGCAGGAGGATCTGGACGAGCGCCTCGAGCAGGCCCAGGCCTGCAGCCTGTCGCCCGGGGTGCCCTTTTCCCCACCGCAGGCCGGATCCGCCGCTGATCTGATCTGGCATCTGAGCAGCGAGGGGGTGCCGGGCTGGCCGGTGGGGGCGGTGGTTTCGGAGGGCACGGTGCTGCCGGATCGCCCTGGATTCCAACTGGCCTATCGCTGCGTCGGCCTGCCGGAGCAGGGTCTGCTGCCTGCCTCCGAGCAGTTGGTGACCCTGGCCAGCAGTGCGGTGGCGGTGGAGGAGGAGAGCGCACCGGCGAGCCTGCAGCAACTGGGGATTCTTGAGGATGATGCCCTTGAGGATGCGGACCGGGTGCCGATCGTGCGCGGTCGCGGGCAGCTGGCGGAAGCCTTGGCGGTGTGCGAAATGGTGGCGCTGCAGCAGCGGGTGCCGTTCCGGCGCGATGCGCTTCAGAAGGTGCTGGAAGACCAGTTCCGGCGCGACAAGGCGCTTTCGTTGGAGCTGCTTGCCGGCCTGTGTGAACTGCTGGGCTTGAACAGCCAGCTGGCGGAGACCGAGGCTCGCCATCTGGTGGGTGTGGAGATGCCGGCGCTGCTGTTGCTGGAGGGCATCCCCGTGGTGTTCTACGGATTGCGTAAGGACGCCGTCCTGCTCGGACACCCCCACAAGGGATTGCTGCGGCGGCCGATCGCGGAGGTGCAGCAGCAGCTGGGGGATCGCTTCCGCTTCGTGTTGCCGCGACGGGTGGCCAGCACCCCCACCAGCCGTTTCGGCTGGAGCTGGTTCACGCCGATGCTCGGGAAGTACCGCAATGCTCTGATTCTGGTGTTTGTGGCCTCGCTGCTGGCCCAGTTGTTCGGGCTGGGTGTGCCGCTGATGATCCAGCAGCTGATCGACAAAGTGCTCAGTCAGGGCAACCTCAGCAGCCTCAATGTGCTGGGCACGGTGATGATCCTGATGGCCCTGTTCCAGGGGGTGCTCACGGCTCTGCGCACCTACATCTTTGTGGACACCACCGATCGGATGGATCTCACGCTGGGGTCGGCGGTGATCGATCGCTTGCTGGCGCTGCCGCTGACGTATTTCGAGAAACGTCCGGTGGGAGAACTGAGTCAGCGCTTAGGGGAACTGAACACGATCCGCAGCTTTCTCACCGGCACGGCGCTGGTGAGTGTGTTGAACATCATTTTTGCGGCGCTTTACCTGGTGGTGATGCTGCTTTATTCGCCGCTGCTCACGGCCGTGGCGTTGAGCACCTTGCCGCTGTATCTGCTGATTGTGTTCGGTGTGGCACCGATCTACAAGAACCTGATCCGCAAACGGGCGATTGCCCAGGCCCGCACCCAGAGCCACCTGATTGAGGTGCTGGGCGGCATTCAAACGGTGAAAGCTCAGCATTTCGAGCTCACGGCCCGCTGGAAATGGCAAGACCGTTATCGCCACTTCGTGGATGAGGGATTCCGCAGCGTGGCGCTTGGTGCCACCGCCGGGGAAGTGGGTAATTTCCTCAATCAACTCAGCGGCCTGATGGTGCTCTGGGTGGGCATGTGGCTGGTGCTCCAGGGCGATCTCACCCTGGGCATGTTGATTGCCTTCCGCATCATCAGCGGCAACGTCACCGGTCCCTTGTTGCAGTTGGCTGGTCTGTACCAGGGCTTCCAGGGGGTTCAGCTGGCGATGGAACGCCTCAGCGACATCCTTGATCAAAATCCGGAACTGGCGCGGGCGGATGATCTCGATCAGATCGCGATGCCGGCGATTGCCGGTGAGGTGCGTTTCGAGAAGGTGAGTTTTCGCTTCGGGCGCAGTGGCCCCTATCAGGTGGAAGATGTTTCCGTCAGGATCGTGCCGGGAAGTTTTGTGGGTGTGGTGGGCCAGAGCGGCAGCGGCAAGAGCACGTTGATGAAACTGCTGCCGCGGCTGTATGACCCGGATAAGGGAGGGATCTACATCGATGATTACGACATCGCCAAGGTGAATCTTTCCAGCCTGCGTCGTCAGATCGGCATCGTGCCTCAGGATTCACTGTTGTTTGAAGGAACGATCGCTGAAAATATTGCTTTGAATGATCCCCAGGCCAGCACCGATGCGATCATTGCCGCTGCAAAGATCGCCTGCGCCCACGAGTTCATCATGGCCTTGGGCCAGGGTTATGCGACGTCATTGGCAGAACGGGGCAGCAACCTGTCCGGCGGACAGCGCCAGCGGATTGCCATTGCTCGCACAATTCTGGCGAACCCGCAATTGCTGGTGATGGATGAAGCCACCAGTGCGCTTGATTACAATACTGAGCGCCAGCTATGCCTGAATCTGCAGGAGTGGGCGGCGGGTCGCACGGTGTTTTTCATCACCCATCGTCTCAGTTCGATCAAGAACAGCGACCAGATTCTGGTGATGCACCAGTCTCGCCTAGTGGAACAAGGCTCCCATGGCGACTTGATGCAATTGAATGGGCGCTATGCGGCGTTGTATCAGCAGCAAGGGGAGTAGACGCACTATTGAATTAGTGATTTTTGTTCAGGAGGGTATGACTGGCTGGAGCCTTTTGTGATTATCAGAAAAAGGCAGGGCTTTCCATTGCTGTGATTCAAGCCCCCCCCTGCAATTGCATCTCTTTAGCGGGCTTTAGCAATATCTCTGCTCATGGAATCGGGCCATCTCGAGTTATTAGCTGGCGTTAAACCCTCTGTCTGAAAAGATGGAGGGAAAATCGAAGCCAAGTCAAAAAATAAAAGCTTCACTCATTATGGATAGAAAAATGGGCGAAACTGCCCAGTGCTGTTGATGGAAACCCCTCGGTTCTCGGTTGTTGAAGCCGTTGGGTGAATTTGAGCATTATCTCTGTTCATGGCATGGGGGCTCGTCTTAAAGAATTGGCTGATATTAAAAAACCCCCACCTTTTACAGGTGGGGGAGAAAATGAAGCTCGATCAATGATGCAAGCTTCAGACTAATGAATCAAATGATGACGTTAATACCGCCAGTTGTTGTTGCCGCAGCAAGGGA encodes:
- the psbZ gene encoding photosystem II reaction center protein PsbZ; amino-acid sequence: MQYLNTLTVFALVVASFALIVAVPVLYASSEDSGRSNRLILLGSAVWVALVLLNWGVSFFVV
- the ribH gene encoding 6,7-dimethyl-8-ribityllumazine synthase; translation: MATFEGRFTDASGLRIAVVVARFNDLVTGKLLSGCLDCLARHGVDTSATSSQLDVAWVPGSFELPVVSQQLARSGRYQVLITLGAVIRGDTPHFDVVVAESSKGIAAVARDTGVPVIFGVLTTDTMQQALERAGIKSNLGWSYGLQALEMGSLMASLSAAD
- a CDS encoding GNAT family N-acetyltransferase → MTRFRLVRHAPGAPGLRWLGLGPGLRPSRGLLKLQRLFNKHAFWARQRSSGDLRRMLAGSPVVVSLWRGKRLVGFGRAASDGRYRAVLWDIVVAGDLQGRGLGRRVVEALLEAPDLQEVERIYLMTTNSAGFYQQLGFSNAEPQQLLIRRRQTSG
- a CDS encoding HlyD family efflux transporter periplasmic adaptor subunit, with protein sequence MGVLRSLARILSLALADKSRNGSGSSELATTQPADLTLKQQAGDAANRWLARNRSLVLRQTPVWAQGFAALMVGLGTVVVIGSVVFRIDEVVSVQGQLKSIGGTVEVKTPAGGRVAEVLFKDGDLVSKGQLLLRFDTRQAADQKATLTRLIALEEQELTSRLNTLAGQLTMLDGREAVLQKKLDTKITITDELSKLAEQGGYQRLTLLEQMDQLYELRRQLTEVNEQKGQISLEADQMKLESRKSIDQMRNSLRQAELQLQYQTVFAPAAGVVFDPKARAEGVIAPGERILSIVPQQGLYAEVFVPNKDIGFVKTGQKAKVRVDAFPFSRYGELDGEVSQIAADALPPDDKLGFYRFPVKLRLNRSFLESKETTIPLQAGMAITSNLKLREKRVISLISDLLVDQTDSVRSIRQQ
- a CDS encoding methyltransferase domain-containing protein — its product is MAELISDHQRQLNQTLHAQDEKYGNRADASGFATHLPTALVRMHELGVCDSVLDYGTGKGMLVERLRRELPPSISVKGYDPAVEQYAQLPATPVDVLTCLDVLEHIEMDSIDAVLREIHGLTRRFCYLVIDLQPAVKTLADGRNAHILLAPPEWWTTRLAQLFPCLATFPILHKAGPAQKLVVGAAHSPQVLPLMYGFLNKLKIYNLQSLGGVLEGLVERG
- a CDS encoding peptidylprolyl isomerase, with product MADSTPSLLDPRPDQWLLPERLQRLQDDLGGSAPFLALSGQLSPTLDYWLRKETALELMAEPGAWVDCEQELDALEAAWREKIDPAERGLSDAQLRLKLAVAPGCQRWVEWQWGRRLETLFLERKQQLDQASCRLLRLSSKPLAMELYHQVRAGEASFEHVAAEHGEGPERLQGGLLKLQPLGRMPAGLGPLLEKLTPGELTMPLRLGDQVALVQLVEFRAACFDAATRTQLLQQELQQWLKQMLPVVQAHLISIDRLAS
- a CDS encoding peptidase domain-containing ABC transporter; this translates as MSVASTSPLDQLLQQVARQSPFSDLDPKQRADWFAGASLLKLVAGERLLRPDQLPQQVLLLVKGEVRLLVEDPTDRRPITLEKQGKGQLLGWSSLLRGAACEWVSASSEVVVLALPAEGFIQAVKQSAAFAGFFASMGSLQESHRIALASVALLPRRPEGWQEDLDERLEQAQACSLSPGVPFSPPQAGSAADLIWHLSSEGVPGWPVGAVVSEGTVLPDRPGFQLAYRCVGLPEQGLLPASEQLVTLASSAVAVEEESAPASLQQLGILEDDALEDADRVPIVRGRGQLAEALAVCEMVALQQRVPFRRDALQKVLEDQFRRDKALSLELLAGLCELLGLNSQLAETEARHLVGVEMPALLLLEGIPVVFYGLRKDAVLLGHPHKGLLRRPIAEVQQQLGDRFRFVLPRRVASTPTSRFGWSWFTPMLGKYRNALILVFVASLLAQLFGLGVPLMIQQLIDKVLSQGNLSSLNVLGTVMILMALFQGVLTALRTYIFVDTTDRMDLTLGSAVIDRLLALPLTYFEKRPVGELSQRLGELNTIRSFLTGTALVSVLNIIFAALYLVVMLLYSPLLTAVALSTLPLYLLIVFGVAPIYKNLIRKRAIAQARTQSHLIEVLGGIQTVKAQHFELTARWKWQDRYRHFVDEGFRSVALGATAGEVGNFLNQLSGLMVLWVGMWLVLQGDLTLGMLIAFRIISGNVTGPLLQLAGLYQGFQGVQLAMERLSDILDQNPELARADDLDQIAMPAIAGEVRFEKVSFRFGRSGPYQVEDVSVRIVPGSFVGVVGQSGSGKSTLMKLLPRLYDPDKGGIYIDDYDIAKVNLSSLRRQIGIVPQDSLLFEGTIAENIALNDPQASTDAIIAAAKIACAHEFIMALGQGYATSLAERGSNLSGGQRQRIAIARTILANPQLLVMDEATSALDYNTERQLCLNLQEWAAGRTVFFITHRLSSIKNSDQILVMHQSRLVEQGSHGDLMQLNGRYAALYQQQGE